In one window of Lewinella sp. 4G2 DNA:
- a CDS encoding ribonucleotide-diphosphate reductase subunit beta: protein MNAKHEPILAENDGRFVLFPIEHDDIWKYYKDNEACFWTAEEIDLSADLNDWNNKLNDNERHFIKHVLAFFAASDGIVNENLAENFVAEVQYTEAKFFYGFQIMMENIHSETYSLLIDTYINDPKEKDYLFNAIETMPCVQKKAEWALRWIDNGNFAERIIAFAAVEGIFFSGSFCSIFWLKKRGLMPGLTFSNELISRDEGMHCDFACLIYNNHIVHKLEPGVVTGIIKDAVAIEKEFVSDSLPVNLIGMNSDMMCQYIEFVADRLLVELGQEKVWNVENPFPWMDMINLQGKTNFFEKRVGEYQKAGVTADQSKQMFSLDEDF, encoded by the coding sequence ATGAACGCTAAACACGAACCGATTTTGGCCGAGAACGACGGCCGCTTCGTTCTTTTTCCCATTGAGCACGACGACATCTGGAAGTATTACAAAGACAACGAAGCCTGTTTCTGGACGGCCGAAGAGATCGATCTTTCCGCCGACCTGAACGACTGGAACAACAAGCTCAACGACAACGAGCGCCACTTCATTAAGCACGTCCTGGCCTTTTTCGCCGCCTCCGACGGCATCGTCAACGAAAACCTCGCCGAGAACTTCGTAGCGGAGGTGCAATACACGGAAGCCAAGTTCTTCTACGGCTTCCAGATCATGATGGAGAACATCCACAGCGAGACCTACTCCCTGTTGATCGATACCTACATCAACGACCCCAAGGAAAAGGACTACCTCTTCAACGCCATCGAAACGATGCCCTGCGTACAGAAGAAAGCCGAGTGGGCCCTGCGCTGGATCGATAACGGCAACTTCGCCGAGCGGATCATCGCCTTCGCCGCCGTGGAGGGCATCTTCTTCTCCGGCTCCTTCTGCTCCATCTTCTGGCTCAAGAAGCGTGGCCTCATGCCCGGCCTGACTTTCTCCAACGAGCTCATCAGCCGCGACGAAGGCATGCACTGCGACTTCGCCTGCCTGATCTATAACAACCACATCGTCCACAAACTGGAGCCCGGCGTAGTCACCGGTATCATCAAGGACGCCGTGGCCATCGAAAAGGAATTTGTCAGCGATTCCCTGCCCGTCAACCTGATCGGCATGAACTCCGACATGATGTGCCAGTACATCGAATTCGTCGCCGACCGCCTGTTGGTAGAGCTGGGCCAGGAAAAGGTGTGGAACGTAGAGAACCCCTTCCCGTGGATGGATATGATCAATCTACAGGGTAAGACCAACTTCTTTGAGAAGCGCGTTGGGGAGTACCAGAAAGCTGGGGTTACGGCGGATCAGTCGAAGCAGATGTTTTCGCTTGATGAAGACTTTTAG
- a CDS encoding ribonucleoside-diphosphate reductase subunit alpha — protein MKVIKRSGRPEDVSFDKITARIKKLCYGLDENFVDHINVSKKVIQGLYDGVTTVELDNLAAETAASMSTVHPDYAQLAARIAISNLHKETDKSFSATMEGLYNYVDPKTGDAAGLIGDDTMQVIRDNKSRLDAAIIYDRDFEFDYFGYKTLERSYLMRMDGAVVERPQQMLMRVAVGIHQDDIESAIQTYQLMSEKWFIHATPTLFNSGTPKPQMSSCFLLSMTDDSIEGIFETLRRCARISQAAGGIGLSIHNVRATGSYIKGTGGTSNGIVPMLKVFNDTARYVDQGGGKRKGAFAVYLEPWHADIFDFLDLKKNHGKEEMRARDLFYALWMNDLFMERVKNDGQWTLFDPNEAPGLFDAYGGEFEALYHQYEAEGRGRKTIKAQDLWFAILDSQIETGTPYILYKDAANKKSNQKNLGTIRSSNLCTEIMEYTSPDEVAVCNLASLALPKYVKEDKTYDFERLIEVTRVVTRNLNKVIDRNYYPIEEARNSNMRHRPIGLGVQGLADAFIMLRMPFDSDEARQLNKDIFEAIYFAACTESIAIAKREGHYESYPGSPASNGELQFDLWGVTPSDKYDWAGLKADLAEHGMRNSLLVAPMPTASTSQILGNNECFEPYSSNMYTRRTLSGEFVVVNKHLLHDLIGLGLWDNAMRNRLMASNGSIQDFDDVPQHLRDLYKTVWEISQKVVINMAADRGAYICQSQSMNLFVENVNFSKLSSMHFYAWSKGLKTGMYYLRTKAARDAIKFTVDKTAVKQPKLQQQAEEGQGEVKAKSQRKDADPSAPQGGSPAAVATASIPSTAPAAAPASTAGGFTDLSAADVENVGKACSLDDPDCIACSA, from the coding sequence ATGAAAGTTATTAAAAGATCGGGAAGACCCGAAGACGTCTCCTTCGACAAAATCACTGCCCGCATCAAAAAGCTATGCTACGGGCTGGATGAAAATTTCGTCGACCACATCAACGTATCCAAAAAAGTTATCCAAGGGCTGTACGATGGGGTAACCACCGTCGAGCTCGATAACCTGGCCGCCGAAACGGCCGCGAGTATGAGCACCGTCCACCCGGACTACGCGCAACTCGCCGCACGGATCGCCATTTCCAACCTGCACAAGGAAACCGACAAGAGTTTCTCTGCAACAATGGAAGGGCTCTACAACTATGTGGACCCCAAGACGGGGGATGCCGCCGGCCTCATCGGTGACGACACCATGCAGGTGATCCGCGACAACAAGTCCCGCCTCGACGCGGCGATCATCTACGATCGCGATTTTGAGTTCGACTACTTCGGGTACAAAACCCTCGAGCGGTCTTACCTGATGCGCATGGACGGCGCCGTCGTGGAGCGCCCCCAGCAGATGCTGATGCGCGTCGCGGTGGGTATCCACCAGGACGACATCGAATCCGCCATCCAGACCTACCAGTTGATGAGCGAGAAGTGGTTCATCCACGCCACGCCGACGCTGTTCAACTCCGGTACGCCGAAGCCACAGATGTCCTCCTGCTTCCTGTTGAGCATGACGGATGACTCCATCGAGGGCATTTTCGAAACCCTCCGCCGTTGCGCCAGGATTAGCCAGGCTGCCGGTGGTATTGGTTTGAGCATCCACAACGTCCGCGCGACGGGCTCCTACATCAAGGGTACGGGTGGTACGTCCAATGGTATCGTTCCGATGCTGAAGGTCTTTAACGACACGGCGCGGTACGTCGACCAGGGTGGGGGCAAGCGCAAGGGCGCTTTCGCCGTCTACCTCGAGCCGTGGCACGCGGACATCTTCGATTTCCTCGACCTCAAGAAGAACCACGGCAAGGAAGAGATGCGCGCCCGCGACCTGTTCTACGCCCTGTGGATGAACGACCTGTTCATGGAGCGCGTCAAGAACGACGGCCAGTGGACGCTCTTCGACCCCAACGAAGCGCCCGGCTTGTTTGACGCTTACGGTGGTGAGTTCGAAGCACTCTACCACCAGTACGAAGCGGAAGGCCGCGGCCGCAAGACCATCAAAGCCCAGGATCTTTGGTTCGCCATCCTCGATTCTCAGATCGAGACCGGCACACCCTACATCCTTTACAAGGACGCGGCGAACAAAAAGTCCAACCAGAAGAACCTCGGAACGATCCGTTCTTCCAACCTCTGTACGGAGATCATGGAGTACACCAGCCCCGACGAGGTGGCCGTGTGTAACCTGGCTTCCCTCGCCCTGCCGAAGTACGTCAAGGAGGACAAGACCTACGACTTTGAGCGCCTGATCGAGGTGACGCGCGTCGTTACCCGTAACTTGAACAAGGTCATCGACCGGAACTACTACCCGATTGAAGAGGCCCGTAACTCCAACATGCGTCACCGCCCAATTGGCCTCGGCGTGCAGGGATTGGCCGATGCCTTCATCATGCTGCGGATGCCCTTCGATTCCGACGAGGCGCGGCAGTTGAATAAGGACATCTTCGAAGCGATCTACTTCGCTGCTTGTACCGAATCTATCGCCATCGCCAAGCGGGAAGGGCACTACGAGTCCTACCCCGGCTCCCCCGCCAGCAACGGTGAATTGCAATTCGACCTCTGGGGCGTTACCCCTTCCGACAAGTACGACTGGGCCGGCCTCAAGGCGGACCTCGCCGAACACGGGATGCGCAACAGCCTCCTCGTCGCCCCCATGCCGACGGCTTCCACCAGCCAAATCCTGGGCAACAACGAATGTTTCGAGCCCTACAGCTCCAATATGTACACGCGGCGGACGCTCTCCGGAGAGTTCGTGGTCGTCAACAAGCACCTGCTGCACGACCTGATCGGCCTCGGCCTGTGGGACAACGCCATGCGCAACCGCCTCATGGCCAGCAACGGGTCCATCCAGGACTTCGACGACGTGCCACAGCACTTGCGCGACCTCTACAAGACGGTTTGGGAGATCAGCCAGAAAGTGGTTATCAATATGGCCGCCGACCGGGGAGCCTACATCTGCCAGAGCCAGAGCATGAACCTCTTCGTAGAGAATGTCAACTTCTCCAAGCTCAGCTCGATGCACTTCTACGCCTGGAGCAAGGGCCTCAAAACGGGGATGTACTACCTCCGCACCAAAGCTGCCCGCGATGCCATCAAGTTCACCGTGGACAAGACGGCCGTCAAGCAACCTAAACTCCAGCAACAGGCTGAAGAGGGGCAGGGCGAAGTCAAGGCCAAA
- a CDS encoding four helix bundle protein has product MSPSKYTQSAQLETRLVDFAVRIVRLCRSLPNDFAGIHFGKQMLRSGSSPALHYGEARGAESDKDFRHKCSIALKELRETYINLKIVNQSGIYSGAQLLDILDENNQLISIFVKTVRTMDDRIANSKLDRAK; this is encoded by the coding sequence ATGAGCCCGTCAAAATATACTCAGTCCGCTCAATTGGAGACTCGCCTCGTTGACTTTGCCGTACGCATCGTCCGATTATGCCGAAGCCTTCCAAATGACTTTGCTGGGATTCATTTTGGTAAGCAAATGTTGCGGTCAGGTAGCTCGCCAGCCTTACACTATGGAGAAGCACGTGGCGCAGAATCAGATAAAGATTTCCGCCATAAATGCAGTATTGCTCTGAAAGAACTCAGAGAAACCTACATCAACCTCAAGATTGTCAATCAATCTGGTATTTACTCCGGTGCCCAATTGCTTGATATTCTGGATGAAAACAACCAACTAATCAGCATTTTCGTCAAAACCGTCAGAACGATGGACGACAGGATTGCAAATTCAAAATTAGATAGGGCGAAATAG